The Mucilaginibacter mallensis genome has a segment encoding these proteins:
- a CDS encoding HAD hydrolase-like protein: MAIKLVVFDIAGTTVKDNHEVSKAFQSALKKYDYHVEVSTIDPLMGYEKTLAIKQILRSVEREKNITAELVGKIHRAFVEQMIAYYSTSPDIEALPNVEETFAALHEQGVQVGINTGFSKDIAETVVSRLNWKEKGLIDYLVGSDEVELGRPYPYMIQKMMREGGILRSEEVAKVGDTEVDVREGQNAGCLYSIGVTTGAFSRDELEPYKPTHIIDDIAQVIDIINQ; the protein is encoded by the coding sequence ATGGCTATAAAATTAGTTGTTTTTGACATTGCCGGTACCACGGTTAAGGATAATCACGAAGTAAGTAAAGCTTTTCAGTCGGCTTTAAAAAAGTATGATTACCATGTAGAGGTAAGTACTATTGATCCGTTAATGGGTTATGAAAAAACTTTAGCCATAAAGCAGATATTGCGTTCTGTTGAACGTGAAAAAAATATAACGGCAGAGCTTGTTGGTAAAATACACCGTGCTTTTGTGGAGCAAATGATAGCATATTACAGCACATCGCCTGATATTGAAGCATTGCCAAATGTTGAAGAAACTTTTGCCGCGCTACATGAACAAGGTGTGCAGGTGGGTATCAACACCGGGTTTTCAAAAGATATTGCCGAAACGGTGGTCAGCCGACTGAACTGGAAAGAAAAAGGTTTAATAGATTATTTGGTAGGATCAGACGAAGTAGAGCTGGGGCGCCCGTATCCGTACATGATCCAAAAAATGATGCGCGAGGGAGGGATATTACGAAGTGAAGAAGTTGCAAAAGTTGGTGACACCGAAGTAGATGTTCGCGAAGGCCAGAATGCCGGTTGCCTATATAGTATAGGTGTAACCACAGGTGCTTTTAGCCGCGATGAGCTGGAACCGTACAAGCCAACTCATATTATAGATGATATAGCACAGGTTATTGATATAATTAATCAATAG
- a CDS encoding helix-turn-helix domain-containing protein, whose product MEEDTLIQISNHIKEKRREKNITVQELALRANVSKGLISQIENSRTIPSLMVLIDIIKALEIDLNEFFKDIRTKSNHPPILVKRKSDYEHFEKEHAIGFHYQRIFTEVISQSTVDIVILELEPGAERPMVETEAFEYKYILSGEIVYQFTNESITLSQGDSLLFDGRVPHTPQNLASQTATILVVYFFEEKK is encoded by the coding sequence ATGGAAGAAGATACCCTCATACAGATTAGTAATCATATAAAAGAAAAGCGCCGCGAAAAAAATATTACGGTACAGGAACTCGCTTTGCGTGCTAATGTAAGTAAAGGCTTGATTTCACAAATTGAAAACAGCCGCACTATTCCATCGCTTATGGTATTGATTGATATTATTAAAGCGCTGGAGATAGACCTGAACGAGTTTTTTAAAGATATACGCACTAAAAGTAACCATCCCCCTATATTGGTTAAACGTAAAAGCGATTATGAGCATTTTGAAAAAGAGCATGCCATTGGCTTTCATTATCAGCGCATATTTACAGAGGTAATCAGTCAATCAACGGTTGATATTGTAATATTGGAACTGGAGCCAGGCGCTGAAAGGCCGATGGTGGAAACCGAGGCATTTGAGTATAAATATATATTATCGGGCGAGATAGTTTACCAGTTTACTAATGAAAGTATCACCTTGTCACAAGGCGATTCCTTATTATTTGATGGCCGGGTACCACACACACCACAAAATCTTGCCTCACAAACGGCTACCATATTGGTGGTTTACTTTTTTGAAGAGAAGAAGTAA
- a CDS encoding phosphonate degradation HD-domain oxygenase, with translation MLALSTETKVDKVFALYEKYGDEDYIGEPVSQLEHMSQAAALAEAEGHDDEVILAAFFHDIGHLCAPGEVESMDGMGNVDHEKLGADFLRELGFSERLATLVESHVVAKRYLTYKYPEYYNKLSPASKTTLEFQGGVMNAEEAHTFEANPDAELIIKLRYWDDKAKEMHIPVDNINHIKSLAVKHLNKDN, from the coding sequence ATGTTAGCCTTAAGTACCGAAACCAAAGTTGATAAAGTTTTTGCCCTGTATGAAAAATATGGTGATGAGGATTATATAGGCGAACCGGTTTCACAACTGGAACACATGTCACAAGCAGCAGCATTGGCTGAGGCTGAGGGGCATGATGACGAGGTGATACTTGCCGCCTTTTTTCATGATATCGGTCATTTGTGCGCCCCGGGCGAAGTGGAAAGTATGGACGGCATGGGCAATGTTGACCACGAAAAACTAGGCGCCGACTTTTTGCGCGAACTTGGTTTTTCTGAACGCCTGGCTACTTTGGTTGAAAGCCACGTGGTTGCCAAACGATACCTTACTTATAAGTATCCTGAATATTATAACAAATTATCACCCGCAAGCAAAACTACACTCGAGTTTCAGGGCGGAGTGATGAACGCAGAGGAGGCACACACCTTTGAAGCCAACCCCGATGCCGAGTTAATTATTAAATTAAGATACTGGGACGATAAGGCTAAGGAGATGCATATCCCGGTAGATAATATCAATCATATTAAATCATTAGCTGTTAAGCATTTAAATAAAGACAATTAA
- a CDS encoding SusC/RagA family TonB-linked outer membrane protein — MKQIYQQLKIAITALLFFLIPAITFGQTKISGIVTDENKLPLPGVNVTIKGGQKGTVTDIDGRFEVKANSDQTLVFSFIGYDKKEILVSSQTVINVSMQGGAKALNEVVVTALNVKKDVKRIGYATQTVDGDALTTARDPNPITGLAGKVAGLSVGASAELLGTPNVLIRGDAVTLYVVDGFPINTDTFNISPDDIESYTVLKGPAAAALYGSRALNGAILITTKKGNKNKKGFTVDLNSSTIINKGFLAFPRVQHSYGPGENEFYEFVDGKGGAPGGVDSDYDIWGPYFAGQLIPQFDSPVVNGVRTATPWTARGANNLANFLQTGYQTNNEVALSAVGDTYNIRFSASQQHQQSYIPDNYLDIANANLYASFHPIDSRFTIEANIDFNRQTTDQFPDVTYGPNSLIYDLAIWTGADWSVNQPIIKAVWQPGKVGVQSEFEEYTRYHNPWFMVEDWKRGHYKNDTYGYLSGNFKIDNNLNVTLRSAIDTYNILRTEDLPYSAHPYGREGNMGDYREDRRDLFDNNTELLLNYNYTIKKFVNLSGLVGGNLRNFSYNSSWVSTDYLSVPGVYSFNNSLNPLQATSFNSQMRVLSAFYSLDATFGNFLTISSTGRVDKSSAFQTPTTYYYPSLSAASVISDYVKLPDFISFLKVRASYSNVRSDETSPTVGPAPFSSITAFGGSTGPSLYDNPLGYGSTYLSPYNGPNYSLNPAYNQGKPYNNQPAGYNTNNLYQTGLVTSTRVNYEEGFDIKFLKNRIGLSATAFQYIDGPEVLANTISTATGYNIEYTNALKTKKTGYEASLTGTPVKSNDFTWNAMVNVSTYKQVFDELPAGQTLYPYNNGYFTKGERIDNFYGTAFVRNKQGQIVNGSNGEPLVNPVDQFLGHLNADYQWSIYNSFRYKQITLGFQFDGSVGGVMVDYMHKKTMVGGANLETAEGALGAARYQDWVNFGKKGYNGSYVGPGVVISNGVAPNYDSKTGAILNYNQLQFAPNTQTAFVQEYVSQYYNTDEANLMSKTYAKLREVTIAYAFPKEWLAHTFIQNASASLFGRNLLYFYKDARFKDVDLDQYNSPQATSVLQSPTVRSYGLDLKLSF, encoded by the coding sequence ATGAAACAAATTTACCAGCAATTAAAGATTGCAATAACAGCATTGTTATTCTTTCTGATTCCGGCTATAACGTTCGGGCAAACAAAGATCAGCGGTATCGTAACCGATGAGAATAAACTGCCGCTGCCGGGTGTTAACGTAACGATCAAAGGCGGTCAAAAAGGTACAGTTACCGATATTGATGGCCGTTTTGAAGTTAAAGCGAACAGTGACCAAACTTTGGTTTTCAGCTTTATCGGCTATGATAAAAAAGAAATATTGGTTAGCAGCCAAACTGTTATTAATGTTAGCATGCAAGGCGGTGCTAAAGCATTAAACGAGGTGGTGGTAACCGCGCTAAATGTTAAAAAAGACGTAAAACGTATTGGCTATGCTACTCAAACAGTTGATGGCGATGCCTTAACTACAGCCCGCGACCCTAACCCTATTACGGGCTTAGCAGGTAAGGTTGCAGGTTTATCAGTTGGTGCATCAGCCGAGTTATTGGGTACACCTAATGTATTGATACGGGGTGATGCAGTTACCTTATATGTAGTAGATGGTTTCCCTATCAATACAGATACCTTCAACATTAGCCCTGATGATATTGAAAGCTATACTGTGTTGAAAGGCCCTGCTGCAGCTGCATTATACGGTAGCCGTGCTTTAAACGGAGCGATTCTGATTACTACCAAAAAGGGTAATAAAAACAAAAAAGGCTTTACTGTTGATTTAAACAGCAGTACTATTATTAACAAGGGATTCCTTGCCTTCCCACGTGTACAACACTCATACGGCCCGGGCGAAAACGAATTTTATGAGTTTGTTGATGGTAAAGGTGGTGCTCCCGGTGGTGTGGATAGTGATTATGATATTTGGGGACCATATTTTGCAGGTCAGCTGATCCCGCAGTTTGACAGCCCTGTTGTTAACGGTGTGCGTACTGCTACACCGTGGACTGCCCGTGGTGCTAACAACTTAGCTAACTTTTTACAAACTGGTTATCAAACCAATAACGAAGTAGCATTAAGCGCGGTAGGCGATACTTATAATATCCGTTTTTCGGCCTCACAACAACATCAGCAAAGCTATATACCTGATAACTACCTGGATATTGCTAATGCTAACTTATATGCTTCATTCCATCCAATAGATTCCCGCTTTACAATCGAAGCAAATATTGATTTTAACAGGCAAACTACTGATCAGTTTCCTGACGTTACCTACGGCCCTAACAGCTTAATCTATGATTTAGCTATATGGACAGGTGCTGACTGGAGTGTTAACCAACCGATAATTAAAGCTGTATGGCAGCCGGGTAAAGTTGGCGTGCAATCAGAATTTGAAGAGTACACCCGTTACCATAACCCATGGTTTATGGTTGAGGACTGGAAACGCGGTCATTACAAAAATGACACTTATGGCTACTTATCAGGAAACTTTAAGATCGATAACAACCTGAACGTAACATTACGTAGTGCTATTGATACTTATAACATCTTACGTACTGAAGATCTGCCATACTCTGCACACCCATACGGCCGTGAAGGCAACATGGGTGATTATCGCGAAGATCGTCGCGATTTGTTTGATAACAACACTGAGTTATTGTTAAACTATAATTACACTATTAAAAAGTTTGTAAATCTTAGCGGTTTGGTAGGTGGTAACCTGCGTAACTTCAGCTATAACTCAAGCTGGGTATCTACTGATTATTTGAGTGTACCGGGAGTATATTCTTTTAATAACTCTTTAAACCCATTACAGGCAACCAGCTTTAATTCACAAATGCGTGTGCTAAGTGCTTTTTACTCATTAGATGCTACATTTGGCAACTTCCTGACCATATCAAGCACTGGCAGGGTTGATAAATCATCAGCTTTCCAAACACCAACCACCTATTATTATCCAAGCTTATCAGCAGCATCAGTAATATCTGATTATGTAAAACTGCCTGATTTTATTTCCTTCTTAAAAGTTAGGGCTTCCTATTCAAATGTACGTTCTGACGAAACCAGCCCAACCGTAGGCCCTGCTCCATTCAGTTCAATTACAGCTTTTGGTGGCAGTACAGGCCCTTCATTATATGATAACCCATTAGGTTATGGCAGTACTTATCTATCACCGTATAATGGGCCTAATTATTCTTTGAATCCTGCTTATAATCAAGGTAAGCCATACAATAATCAGCCTGCCGGTTATAATACCAATAACTTATATCAGACCGGATTAGTTACTTCAACCCGTGTTAATTATGAAGAAGGTTTTGATATCAAATTCTTAAAGAACCGTATTGGATTAAGTGCGACTGCTTTCCAATATATTGATGGCCCTGAAGTATTGGCTAATACCATTTCAACAGCTACAGGCTATAATATTGAATATACAAACGCTCTAAAAACTAAAAAAACAGGCTATGAGGCCTCATTAACCGGTACTCCTGTAAAATCGAATGATTTTACATGGAATGCTATGGTTAACGTATCAACTTATAAACAAGTATTTGATGAATTACCTGCGGGCCAAACTTTATATCCGTATAACAACGGTTATTTTACCAAAGGCGAACGTATAGATAATTTTTATGGTACTGCATTCGTACGTAATAAACAAGGTCAGATCGTAAACGGTTCAAACGGTGAGCCATTGGTAAACCCGGTTGATCAATTCCTGGGCCACTTAAATGCCGATTACCAGTGGAGTATTTATAACAGTTTCCGTTACAAACAAATTACTCTAGGTTTCCAGTTTGATGGCTCAGTTGGTGGTGTTATGGTTGATTACATGCACAAGAAAACCATGGTTGGTGGTGCTAACCTTGAAACTGCTGAAGGTGCCCTTGGCGCTGCCCGTTACCAGGATTGGGTGAACTTTGGTAAAAAAGGTTACAATGGTTCATACGTAGGTCCGGGTGTTGTTATCTCTAACGGCGTTGCTCCAAACTATGATTCAAAAACAGGTGCAATTCTTAACTATAACCAATTGCAATTTGCTCCAAATACACAAACTGCTTTTGTACAGGAGTATGTAAGCCAATATTATAATACCGACGAAGCAAACTTAATGAGCAAAACTTATGCAAAACTGCGTGAGGTAACCATAGCTTATGCATTCCCTAAAGAATGGTTAGCACATACATTCATCCAAAACGCATCAGCATCATTATTTGGTCGTAACCTTTTGTACTTCTACAAAGATGCAAGGTTTAAAGATGTGGATCTGGACCAATATAACAGCCCGCAAGCTACCTCTGTGCTACAATCGCCAACAGTACGCAGCTACGGACTTGACCTTAAACTTTCATTCTAA
- a CDS encoding SusD/RagB family nutrient-binding outer membrane lipoprotein, which produces MKKTFKIYLLVPALSLMALTSCKKSFVELTQNNNNPSSVPAALLMNGILTNLPDLPDGATTSSTQGSMVYASASNKAEIWSQYYIYNYNYYGNNTYDFDSGADYYTTIKNVVTMETVAASAGGAAINPYEAMGKFFRAYFFSKMSMERGDIPMTQALKGLSNLTPTYDTQKAVMVQALAWLESANADMTQLIATPSIGGTGLGATLGGDIYFGNNLVEWQKVVNTFRLRLLIQLSKKVSDPDLNVASQFNSIVTNPTKYPLIQSAADNLQYVFVSPTNYYPQTPDNFGQSGSRQNTSATYISLLTKLQDPRVFVTAEPARYLVDTLKQSPTDFKSFVGADPGLDLGVMYSQAGLQRYSFLNRKRYYSTYTGEPSIQIGYAELQFNIAEAINRGWTAGNAETYYEAGIQASMASYSIPTTGSFTAYFYRPGSTSVAVLGNYDAYTINTNWNTYYNQTAVKYAGGTTGLTQILQQKYLALFRHSGLEAYFTYRRTGVPTFTTGPGTDNGQRIAQRFQYPPSERTANTANYNTALANQYGGNDDINGIMWILK; this is translated from the coding sequence ATGAAAAAAACATTTAAAATATATTTACTGGTGCCGGCACTGTCATTAATGGCATTAACCAGTTGCAAAAAGAGTTTTGTCGAATTAACTCAAAACAACAACAATCCAAGCAGTGTACCTGCTGCATTGTTAATGAACGGTATATTAACCAACCTACCCGATCTGCCTGATGGCGCCACAACCAGCAGCACACAAGGTAGCATGGTGTATGCATCAGCATCAAACAAAGCTGAGATCTGGAGTCAATACTACATTTATAACTATAACTATTATGGTAATAATACCTATGATTTTGATAGCGGAGCCGATTACTACACAACAATAAAAAATGTTGTAACAATGGAAACGGTGGCTGCTAGCGCAGGTGGTGCGGCTATCAACCCTTACGAGGCAATGGGTAAATTCTTCAGAGCTTATTTCTTCAGCAAAATGAGCATGGAGAGAGGTGATATACCTATGACCCAGGCATTAAAAGGCCTCAGCAATCTTACCCCTACTTATGACACCCAAAAAGCGGTGATGGTACAAGCTTTAGCATGGCTTGAAAGCGCTAACGCTGACATGACCCAATTAATCGCAACCCCATCAATTGGCGGTACGGGCTTAGGTGCAACCTTAGGCGGCGACATCTATTTCGGTAATAACCTGGTTGAATGGCAAAAAGTGGTAAACACTTTCAGATTAAGATTATTGATACAATTAAGCAAAAAAGTATCAGATCCTGATTTGAATGTTGCATCGCAATTCAACAGTATTGTTACCAACCCAACAAAATATCCGCTAATACAAAGTGCTGCTGATAACCTGCAATATGTATTTGTTAGCCCAACAAATTACTATCCGCAAACACCTGACAATTTTGGTCAAAGCGGTTCAAGGCAAAATACATCTGCAACTTACATTAGCCTACTTACTAAATTACAGGATCCGCGCGTTTTTGTAACTGCCGAGCCTGCAAGGTATTTGGTTGATACCCTGAAACAAAGCCCAACTGATTTTAAATCATTCGTTGGTGCTGATCCCGGATTAGACCTTGGTGTAATGTATAGCCAGGCAGGTTTACAACGCTATTCGTTCCTGAACCGCAAACGTTACTACTCAACTTATACAGGTGAGCCAAGTATACAAATTGGTTATGCTGAGTTACAGTTTAACATAGCTGAAGCTATAAACCGCGGCTGGACTGCGGGCAATGCCGAAACCTACTACGAGGCTGGCATACAGGCTTCAATGGCATCATACAGCATCCCAACAACCGGTTCATTTACAGCATATTTTTATCGCCCTGGATCAACAAGTGTTGCTGTGTTAGGTAATTATGATGCTTACACTATTAACACTAACTGGAACACTTATTATAACCAAACAGCTGTAAAATATGCAGGTGGTACAACTGGTTTAACCCAGATATTACAACAGAAATACCTGGCATTATTCCGACACTCAGGTTTGGAGGCATACTTTACCTATCGCCGTACCGGTGTGCCAACCTTTACTACTGGCCCGGGTACAGATAACGGTCAGCGTATAGCACAACGTTTCCAATATCCGCCAAGCGAGCGTACCGCAAATACTGCCAATTATAATACAGCATTAGCTAACCAATATGGTGGCAATGATGATATAAACGGTATTATGTGGATACTGAAATAG
- a CDS encoding tetratricopeptide repeat-containing sensor histidine kinase, giving the protein MKFSFTLTFLLFYLTGFAAFSNGSIDSIKGLLPHSLNNNTNADTATINRLNKLAEDYFHTNPDSTYYYAKKSIALAKKINYSAGLARGLLQTGHVSYFNGKTAEARQDFDEATTIFKNLRDYKGLSACYISYGRMYTLLANYNLALNYLNLATKANKHINNEEGLADTYKNIGIVYYAMGQLPNALDFYYKALFIAVKNHSTILSGEIYNDIGVVLQNMGVYPNALEYYKKALNIIQNENDLQGVSTMNENIGEVLLAQTSYDNAIVYLKKGLAITKKQNDIDGLSSVYADLGLCYAHKDQMKLAISYLDTALGLAEKYKFVYNQAYASIGLATAYNMQKDYKNAYKYAMEGQALALKLRNLSVRASAALQLNQTLAGLGQYHQAYVLLNQYIDLKNQLKDNESIQKLTSYNYELNFVTKQRQLEQQQRVHELLFQQKIHNQRLLNTIFLIIILAMIATSVVYYRQKQKQKRINAMLQDRNKEVLQQKASIDEQAHKLNELNILKDRLISVLAHDLRAPLSTLRGLFSLLQDNTISHRELVEMIPNVLKNLEYTSDFLDTLLFWMNSQMENFESSVKSFSIKEIVAYEIEHYQEQAALKGIKLIDHVPHYLMATADPNSIRIVIRNLITNAIKFSKKNDTVEIYASPDNEQNILIRIKDTGIGIPPKQLAKLFKSKIDSKTGTNNESGTGMGLMFCKDLVEKCNGHIWVTTEQNVGTEFSFTVPASLA; this is encoded by the coding sequence TTGAAGTTTTCCTTTACGTTAACATTCTTATTATTTTATCTAACAGGTTTCGCTGCTTTTAGCAACGGCAGTATTGATAGTATTAAAGGTTTACTACCCCATTCGCTTAATAATAACACCAATGCCGACACGGCTACTATAAACCGCTTAAATAAACTTGCTGAAGATTATTTTCATACCAACCCCGATAGTACTTACTACTATGCAAAGAAAAGTATTGCCCTGGCTAAAAAAATAAATTACAGTGCGGGTCTAGCCCGCGGCCTACTGCAAACAGGCCATGTAAGTTATTTTAATGGTAAGACGGCAGAAGCGCGACAAGATTTTGATGAAGCAACAACTATCTTTAAAAACCTGCGTGATTATAAGGGCTTAAGTGCCTGCTATATATCCTATGGGCGCATGTACACTTTGCTGGCCAATTATAACCTGGCCCTTAACTACCTTAATTTAGCAACCAAGGCAAACAAGCATATCAATAATGAAGAAGGGCTAGCTGATACCTATAAAAACATTGGCATTGTTTATTATGCCATGGGGCAATTGCCAAACGCGCTTGATTTTTATTATAAAGCCCTGTTTATCGCTGTTAAAAATCACTCCACTATTCTTTCGGGCGAAATATATAATGACATAGGTGTTGTGCTGCAAAACATGGGGGTATACCCCAACGCACTTGAATATTATAAAAAAGCGCTCAATATTATTCAGAATGAAAATGATTTGCAGGGCGTTAGCACAATGAATGAGAATATTGGCGAAGTTTTACTTGCTCAAACATCATATGATAATGCTATTGTTTATTTAAAAAAGGGATTAGCTATTACCAAAAAACAAAACGACATTGATGGCTTAAGTTCTGTTTATGCTGATCTGGGTTTATGCTATGCGCATAAAGATCAAATGAAACTGGCTATCAGCTACCTTGATACAGCATTGGGATTAGCAGAAAAATACAAATTTGTTTATAACCAGGCATACGCGTCAATAGGCCTGGCTACGGCGTATAATATGCAAAAGGATTATAAAAACGCTTATAAATATGCAATGGAGGGTCAGGCGCTTGCCTTAAAGCTTCGCAATTTATCAGTACGTGCCAGTGCCGCTTTGCAACTCAACCAAACTTTAGCGGGCTTAGGGCAATACCACCAGGCCTATGTTTTATTGAACCAGTATATCGACCTAAAGAATCAGCTAAAGGATAATGAAAGTATCCAAAAACTCACCTCCTATAATTACGAGCTGAACTTTGTAACCAAACAGCGCCAGCTGGAACAGCAGCAACGGGTACATGAACTGCTGTTTCAACAAAAAATACATAACCAACGGTTGTTGAACACCATCTTCCTGATTATTATACTGGCAATGATAGCTACTTCAGTTGTTTATTACAGGCAAAAACAAAAGCAAAAAAGGATAAATGCGATGCTGCAAGACAGGAACAAAGAAGTATTGCAACAAAAAGCCAGCATTGATGAACAGGCACACAAATTAAATGAGCTTAATATATTAAAAGACAGGCTTATTTCGGTATTAGCACATGATCTCAGGGCACCGCTTAGCACACTACGCGGCCTGTTTAGCTTATTGCAGGATAACACCATCAGCCATAGAGAACTGGTTGAAATGATACCCAACGTGCTAAAAAATCTAGAATATACATCCGACTTTTTAGATACCCTTTTATTTTGGATGAACAGCCAGATGGAGAACTTTGAAAGCTCGGTAAAAAGCTTTTCAATAAAAGAGATAGTGGCTTATGAGATAGAACATTACCAGGAACAGGCTGCACTAAAAGGAATAAAACTAATTGATCATGTACCGCATTACCTGATGGCTACCGCCGATCCTAACTCTATAAGGATTGTGATACGCAATTTGATAACCAATGCCATTAAATTCTCAAAGAAGAATGATACTGTGGAGATCTACGCCTCGCCCGATAATGAGCAAAACATACTGATCAGGATAAAGGATACCGGTATAGGTATTCCGCCAAAACAACTGGCCAAGCTTTTCAAAAGTAAAATTGACAGCAAAACCGGCACAAATAATGAGTCGGGGACCGGCATGGGCCTTATGTTTTGCAAAGATCTGGTTGAAAAATGCAACGGCCATATATGGGTAACCACCGAGCAAAATGTAGGCACTGAATTTTCATTCACCGTACCTGCAAGCTTAGCTTAG
- a CDS encoding glycosyltransferase family 4 protein: MKFVFASYVYTHEFNDPVKWLNRISFYAGVLDKLAKTHQVISIEQIDYEGEHIKNGVQYFFKRFSHNLFPIESHRFIKQLNPDVVVIQGLHFPLQVIQLRLLLGKKTKIIIQNHAERPFTGLKKHLQKLADRFADAYLFASHNMGMEWIEKGNLASVKKIHEVMEVSSVFIPMDKTIAARKTAITGNPVFLWVGRLNKNKAPLTVVRAFLQFVNMQPGAHLYMIYHTDELLPQIKTELELSPNGKAIKLIGKVPHDDLQYWFNSADIIISGSHYEGSGTAVCEAMSCRCMPLVTDINSFRMITDNGRCGLLYEAGNEAALLSALIQTPQINIAEKQKISLEYFRSNLSFEAIARRFEEVVLLIK, encoded by the coding sequence ATGAAATTTGTTTTTGCCAGCTATGTTTATACCCATGAATTTAATGACCCTGTTAAATGGTTAAACAGGATTAGCTTTTATGCCGGGGTATTGGATAAATTAGCCAAAACCCACCAGGTAATAAGCATTGAACAAATTGATTATGAGGGCGAACACATAAAAAATGGCGTACAGTATTTTTTCAAGCGCTTCTCCCATAACTTATTCCCTATTGAATCACATCGTTTTATTAAGCAGTTAAACCCTGATGTAGTGGTGATACAAGGTCTGCATTTCCCATTGCAGGTGATACAGTTGCGGCTGTTGCTTGGCAAGAAAACAAAGATCATCATACAAAATCATGCTGAAAGACCATTTACAGGACTAAAAAAACACCTGCAAAAATTAGCTGATAGGTTTGCTGATGCTTACCTGTTTGCCTCACATAATATGGGTATGGAATGGATAGAAAAAGGCAACCTGGCATCAGTCAAAAAGATACATGAGGTAATGGAGGTATCCTCGGTATTTATACCGATGGATAAAACTATAGCTGCCCGGAAGACCGCCATTACGGGCAACCCTGTGTTTTTATGGGTAGGGCGGCTGAATAAAAATAAAGCGCCCTTAACTGTTGTGAGGGCCTTTTTACAATTTGTTAATATGCAGCCCGGGGCTCATTTATACATGATCTATCATACAGATGAGCTGTTGCCCCAAATAAAAACCGAACTTGAGTTATCTCCTAACGGGAAAGCCATCAAATTAATAGGTAAAGTCCCTCATGACGATCTGCAATACTGGTTTAATAGCGCTGATATTATTATTTCAGGGTCGCATTATGAGGGCAGTGGAACAGCAGTTTGTGAGGCGATGTCGTGCAGGTGTATGCCGTTAGTAACCGATATCAATTCGTTCAGGATGATAACGGACAATGGCCGCTGCGGATTACTTTATGAGGCGGGAAATGAGGCAGCACTATTATCAGCATTAATACAAACGCCGCAAATCAATATCGCCGAAAAACAAAAGATTTCGCTGGAATATTTCAGGTCTAATCTTTCTTTTGAAGCTATTGCTAGAAGATTCGAAGAAGTTGTATTATTAATAAAATAA
- a CDS encoding autotransporter outer membrane beta-barrel domain-containing protein, with the protein MKKLMILIAAFLFAMQISKAQTEKGDQNLGVNLGYTLQKSNTFNINPGDNTSSTVNNKYNSFSAGPDYSYFIADKLDIGASLSYTTASVNNMDGADISTQSSKSYSATIFIRKYFMYHDKIGFRMGPQIGYFGGTQKQTYSQQPAPYNENTTSNGYTAGFNLDFVYYPAKNIGLSATIANLEYAHTKDNNHSLGHGDSDNLNLDFINNGLNLSVFYVFGNK; encoded by the coding sequence ATGAAAAAATTAATGATTCTTATCGCAGCGTTTTTATTTGCAATGCAGATCTCAAAAGCGCAAACTGAAAAAGGTGATCAAAACCTGGGGGTTAATTTGGGGTATACATTACAGAAAAGTAACACCTTTAATATAAATCCCGGTGATAATACCTCATCAACTGTAAATAATAAATATAACAGTTTCAGTGCAGGCCCAGACTACAGTTATTTTATTGCAGATAAGCTGGATATAGGCGCTTCCTTGTCATACACTACAGCATCAGTGAATAATATGGATGGTGCTGATATTTCAACGCAATCCTCAAAAAGTTATAGTGCCACAATTTTTATAAGGAAGTATTTTATGTATCACGACAAAATAGGTTTCCGCATGGGGCCGCAAATAGGATATTTTGGTGGTACCCAAAAGCAAACTTATAGTCAACAGCCTGCACCTTATAATGAAAATACTACCAGCAACGGTTATACAGCAGGTTTTAACCTTGATTTCGTGTATTATCCGGCCAAGAATATCGGCCTTTCAGCTACCATTGCCAATTTAGAATATGCACATACAAAGGATAATAACCACAGCCTGGGACATGGTGATAGTGATAACCTGAATTTAGATTTCATAAATAACGGGCTTAATTTATCGGTATTCTACGTTTTTGGTAATAAGTAA